From the genome of Scytonema millei VB511283, one region includes:
- a CDS encoding Rieske (2Fe-2S) protein, with protein MHPILPGAPWLIAHRSMLGVNKPHKITLNGRDYVLWQNQQGEVFGLDNICPHMQAPLSDGWICRERDTITCPFHALEFDTQGRLYREETVTQALLEKLDLTIIGDNIWTYAGYEPKIPIPDLIERITPDFEFVGVAGSKSIQGDFLSNLLINYDYNHQNGTHREIFRIKAIEVDEYQANGYSTKLLQKVTRDSNTLGELASNPVLLTVPKTFVNQFEYSFPCLTSFVASIPSGQFIQIHSLYPETENCTKTFVLVFAKIQNLVLKTLLKNSLLKAVDEVIRQDTETIENSYPRQKPKIRLPNEEIMFYAQKLYQEW; from the coding sequence ATGCATCCTATTCTCCCTGGTGCGCCTTGGTTGATTGCTCATCGCTCGATGCTAGGAGTTAATAAACCCCATAAAATTACGCTCAACGGTCGAGATTACGTACTGTGGCAAAATCAACAAGGTGAAGTCTTTGGCTTAGATAACATTTGCCCTCACATGCAAGCGCCTTTATCTGATGGCTGGATTTGTCGAGAGCGAGATACCATTACTTGTCCGTTTCACGCCCTAGAATTTGACACGCAAGGACGGTTGTATCGAGAGGAAACAGTAACTCAAGCTTTGTTAGAAAAATTAGATTTAACGATTATTGGGGACAATATTTGGACGTATGCAGGATATGAGCCAAAAATTCCCATTCCCGATTTAATTGAAAGAATTACACCCGATTTTGAATTTGTAGGTGTAGCTGGTTCTAAGAGTATTCAAGGCGACTTCTTGAGCAATCTTTTAATTAATTATGACTACAATCATCAAAATGGAACGCATCGAGAAATATTTAGAATCAAAGCGATTGAGGTCGATGAATACCAGGCGAATGGCTACAGTACAAAACTCCTTCAGAAAGTTACTAGAGATAGTAACACGCTAGGAGAGCTTGCTAGCAATCCAGTTTTACTAACTGTTCCTAAAACATTTGTCAATCAATTTGAATATTCCTTTCCTTGTTTAACTTCATTTGTTGCTTCAATTCCTTCCGGTCAATTCATTCAGATTCATTCTTTATATCCTGAAACAGAAAATTGTACTAAAACATTTGTTTTGGTATTTGCCAAGATTCAGAATTTAGTTTTAAAAACCTTGTTAAAGAATTCGCTACTCAAAGCAGTTGATGAAGTGATTCGACAGGATACAGAAACAATCGAGAATTCATATCCCAGGCAAAAACCAAAAATCCGCCTGCCAAACGAAGAAATTATGTTTTACGCCCAAAAACTGTATCAAGAATGGTAA
- a CDS encoding ArnT family glycosyltransferase: MRRWILTGDNAKNWKSQLHSRADWLWIWGLLLAALLLYTANLGDLPLRDWDEGTVAQVAREIWRSPANWLHPKTIGGEPYLNKPPLMHWLIALTYTIGGVNEQTSRLPGALLTALGVPILYSIGREIFHYRTPAIFSALVYLVMLPVLRHGRLAMLDGAIVSFFLFTVWCLLRSRRNLRYCLGVGIGLGLIGLTKGMVGLLLGAIALLFLFWDTPRLLGSWYLWSGIAIGSLPVAAWYAAQWWQYGHQFTDRAVVDQSLSRIWQAVENHQHPPWFYLLEILKYCFPWLIFLPSGLLHTWNHRNWSWAKLILVWGGGYLLAISLMGTKLPWYVLPIYPAIALAVGVQLTQFWQQTYPAKYPRYAIAFLTLLAVVTWAASFYYSPWNNDPDWELQWILAAVAGTMTLSAWLAVRGERQFLAVLLWGMYVALLLFVTSHHWVWELAEAYQVKPVAALIQARTPPNREIYTSFAYNRPSLDFYSDRRVISSSFSQLQQRWQQPHLYLLLDRPTLERLKLPAIEPLGQASGWMLVTRE, encoded by the coding sequence ATGCGTCGTTGGATATTGACTGGGGATAATGCTAAGAATTGGAAATCTCAGCTGCATAGCCGAGCCGATTGGTTATGGATTTGGGGGCTGCTCTTGGCAGCACTACTTCTATATACTGCAAACTTGGGTGACTTACCGCTGCGAGACTGGGATGAAGGTACGGTGGCGCAAGTCGCAAGAGAAATATGGCGATCGCCTGCAAACTGGCTTCACCCAAAAACTATAGGCGGCGAACCTTATTTAAATAAGCCACCTCTCATGCATTGGCTGATCGCTCTCACCTATACAATTGGTGGGGTGAATGAGCAGACATCTCGTTTACCAGGGGCATTACTAACTGCGCTTGGCGTACCAATTTTATACAGTATTGGACGAGAAATCTTTCACTATCGCACGCCAGCGATTTTCTCTGCTTTAGTTTACCTAGTCATGCTACCCGTACTACGTCACGGCAGGCTGGCAATGTTAGACGGTGCGATCGTCAGCTTTTTTCTATTTACAGTTTGGTGTTTGTTGCGATCGCGTCGCAATCTGCGCTACTGCTTGGGCGTAGGCATCGGTTTAGGATTGATTGGACTGACTAAGGGTATGGTAGGGCTATTACTCGGAGCGATCGCCCTCTTATTTCTCTTTTGGGATACGCCCCGCTTGTTAGGTAGTTGGTATTTGTGGAGTGGAATCGCGATCGGGAGCTTGCCTGTAGCTGCATGGTATGCTGCTCAGTGGTGGCAATACGGGCATCAGTTTACCGATCGCGCTGTCGTCGATCAGTCCCTCAGCCGGATTTGGCAAGCAGTAGAAAACCACCAACATCCCCCCTGGTTTTATTTGCTTGAAATTCTCAAATACTGCTTCCCTTGGTTAATCTTTTTACCCAGCGGTCTGCTTCATACCTGGAATCATCGTAATTGGAGTTGGGCAAAACTGATCTTGGTTTGGGGTGGAGGTTATTTGCTAGCAATCTCCTTGATGGGAACTAAACTACCCTGGTATGTTTTACCAATTTACCCCGCGATCGCTTTGGCTGTAGGAGTCCAGTTAACTCAGTTTTGGCAGCAAACCTATCCAGCTAAATATCCCCGCTACGCGATCGCATTTTTAACTTTACTAGCGGTGGTGACGTGGGCAGCCAGTTTCTACTATAGTCCTTGGAATAACGATCCAGACTGGGAATTACAGTGGATTTTAGCAGCAGTAGCAGGCACGATGACTTTAAGTGCTTGGTTAGCTGTGAGGGGAGAAAGACAATTTTTAGCCGTACTCCTTTGGGGAATGTATGTTGCCCTGCTACTCTTCGTCACCTCTCACCACTGGGTTTGGGAACTAGCAGAAGCCTATCAAGTCAAACCCGTAGCTGCTCTCATTCAAGCTCGCACACCACCAAACCGAGAAATCTATACTTCCTTTGCCTATAACCGTCCTTCCTTAGATTTTTACAGCGATCGCCGCGTCATTAGTAGCAGCTTTAGCCAACTGCAACAACGTTGGCAGCAACCACATCTATATTTACTCCTAGATCGCCCTACCCTAGAACGTTTAAAGCTACCAGCGATCGAACCCCTCGGTCAAGCCTCTGGCTGGATGCTAGTTACAAGGGAGTAG
- a CDS encoding TetR family transcriptional regulator, with product MTDRSCLSSTGGKSPTKSMRRLPKQQRGKQRVEKILDAAAEVFAEVGYEAATTHAIATRANTAVGSLYQFFPDKAAIFRALEIRHVERVKAMWAKVNTPSIIQLPLRQMIHKLVEAVVNLFEQPTSRVVFVQFFTAPEIFQTIDESFTQEAIAFMASLLKQRHPTLSDERSILLAEVCVHCSNTLILIALRSSEPHSQQLIQQIEDLLVSYLNPHVGDEVLQREVMKVMKCPHCQSERLSKNGHRHGKQRYLCKDCGKQFPAWKGALP from the coding sequence ATGACGGATCGTTCGTGTTTGTCAAGCACAGGTGGTAAGTCACCTACAAAATCTATGCGTCGCTTGCCCAAACAGCAAAGAGGTAAGCAAAGGGTAGAAAAAATTTTGGATGCTGCGGCTGAGGTATTTGCTGAGGTAGGTTATGAAGCCGCTACAACCCATGCGATCGCAACACGGGCAAATACAGCCGTTGGTTCGCTTTACCAGTTTTTCCCTGATAAAGCAGCTATCTTTCGCGCTCTAGAAATTCGTCATGTCGAACGAGTAAAAGCAATGTGGGCTAAGGTAAACACGCCTAGCATCATTCAGTTACCTCTAAGACAGATGATTCATAAGCTAGTAGAAGCTGTTGTCAATTTGTTCGAGCAACCGACATCTCGCGTTGTTTTCGTGCAATTTTTCACCGCACCAGAAATATTTCAAACAATTGACGAGAGTTTTACCCAAGAGGCGATCGCATTTATGGCTAGTTTATTGAAACAGCGCCATCCTACCTTAAGCGACGAGAGATCTATCTTATTAGCCGAAGTCTGCGTTCATTGCAGCAATACGTTAATTTTGATTGCTCTACGCAGTAGCGAACCTCACAGCCAGCAGTTGATCCAACAGATTGAAGATTTACTCGTATCTTACCTAAACCCTCATGTCGGTGATGAAGTATTGCAGCGCGAGGTAATGAAAGTAATGAAATGCCCGCACTGTCAATCCGAACGACTATCTAAAAATGGGCATCGCCACGGCAAGCAACGCTATCTGTGTAAAGATTGTGGCAAGCAGTTTCCAGCATGGAAGGGAGCATTGCCATGA